One genomic segment of Osmia bicornis bicornis chromosome 16, iOsmBic2.1, whole genome shotgun sequence includes these proteins:
- the LOC114878002 gene encoding ran-binding protein 3-like isoform X1 has product MVDYYKILEVQRTASSGDIKKAYRKLALRWHPDKNPENLEEANKRFKEISEAYEVLIDDAKRRTYDQRLYQKASSRPGRGFTYRSYFDSPFQRYFEKKRRVYDQYGKDGLQMSGGKRRHEDDFDAHFAGTFVFRDPAEVFREFFGGSSFEDLFSDLTGTGVHRGSNRHSHPSSNSISTSFFGPLGFGGFSQFNNLFEGVSGNFTSFNTFTTFDGNTGGGAMKRTSTSTRFINGKKITTKKVFENGKETIMSYENDVLKSKTVNGVPQSITFDESSTSRQPLSDSASDIAMAGQNSRTVHGDHQKASRIKTHHHPPLAKKHDKKNKEETNRPSYVLKVDPPQDSPGDSPGDSPENSNSEMENAATENNVQESSSSSNKPANKIQGSVLAASKFGNPFGSSDFANSSPNKTKSSILRPSQLGAVSNNQTANKVVLQPAKFQNPFAKVTENFLEEKDETVNQKKETKEAKEAKSEEKEKEKEKEKEKPTEETKPTFLPLGASTKDSENNTVNSSTVSSCDSEPSFVFGQNLKERVVVADDAESSEKSESEEPKEETANENGSSELLFSNASAVCRTTARPGLTLTEAAQELEEANRANKRKYSQVTLLTGEEGETNVLQINCKLFAFDKASGGWQERGRGTLRLNDRDEESRLVGRTAGTQRLILNTKVWPGMTAERAAPKSLRLTAMDVHGDIRIFIVQAAPKEIELLHFLLQARLKRAQERQPKKLAADH; this is encoded by the exons ATGGTCGACTATTACAAAATACTGGAGGTTCAGCGAACCGCCTCGAGCGGGGACATAAAAAAGGC ATACAGAAAATTGGCACTAAGATGGCACCCAGACAAGAATCCTGAGAATCTGGAAGAAGCAAACAAGAGATTCAAAGAGATCTCTGAGGCGTATGAAGTTCTAATAGATG ATGCGAAGAGACGAACCTACGAccaacgattgtatcagaaggcATCCTCGAGGCCCGGCCGTGGATTCACCTACCGGAGTTACTTTGACTCTCCTTTCCAGCGATATTTCG aaaagaaaaggagagtATACGATCAGTATGGAAAGGATGGGCTTCAGATGTCTGGAGGCAAACGACGACACGAGGACGACTTTGATGCACACTTTGCTGGCACCTTTGTCTTCAGAGATCCTGCAGAAGTGTTTAGGGAATTCTTTGGTGGTAGCTCCTTCGAGGACTTGTTCTCTG ACCTCACTGGAACCGGTGTTCATCGAGGATCCAACAGGCATAGTCATCCAAGCAGTAACAGCATAAGCACGTCCTTCTTCGGCCCGTTAGGTTTTGGTGGTTTCTCACAGTTCAACAACTTGTTCGAAGGTGTGTCAGGAAACTTCACCTCCTTCAACACGTTCACAACGTTCGACGGTAACACCGGCGGTGGGGCTATGAAGCGAACAAGTACCTCGACACGATTTATCAACGGCAAAAAGATAACCACCAAAAA AGTTTTCGAGAACGGCAAGGAAACGATAATGTCGTACGAGAACGACGTGCTGAAGTCGAAGACGGTGAACGGCGTGCCACAATCAATAAC GTTTGACGAGTCATCGACGAGTCGTCAACCGCTGAGTGACAGTGCCAGCGATATCGCGATGGCTGGCCAGAACTCGAGAACAGTCCACGGTGACCATCAGAAGGCTAGCAGAATAAAGACGCACCATCATCCACCTCTCGCTAAGAAGCACGATAAGA AAAACAAAGAGGAAACAAATAGGCCATCGTATGTTTTAAAGGTAGATCCACCGCAGGATTCGCCGGGGGATTCACCAGGGGATTCACCAGAAAATTCGAACAGTG AAATGGAAAATGCAGCTACAGAGAATAATGTTCAAGAATCATCGTCAAGTTCCAACAAACCAGCCAATAAAATACAAG GCTCTGTATTAGCGGCATCAAAGTTTGGGAATCCATTTGGGAGCAGTGACTTTGCCAATTCCTCGCCTAATAAAACAAAGTCATCCATATTGAGGCCATCTCAGCTGGGTGCAGTGTCGAACAATCAGACGGCGAACAAAGTAGTCTTACAGCCGGCAAAGTTTCAGAATCCGTTCGCTAAAGTGACAGAGAATTTTTTAGAAGAGAAGGACGAGACTGTAAATCAAAAGAAGGAGACCAAGGAAGCGAAGGAGGCTAAGagcgaagagaaagagaaggaaaaggagaaggagaaggagaaacCAACGGAGGAGACGAAACCTACGTTTTTACCATTAGGAGCGAGCACAAAGGATAGCGAAAATAATACTGTAAATAGTAGCACTGTGTCATCCTGCGACTCGGAGCCGAGCTTCGTGTTCGGCCAGAACCTGAAGGAACGCGTCGTGGTCGCGGACGACGCGGAGAGTTCCGAGAAGTCGGAGAGCGAAGAACCAAAGGAGGAGACCGCGAACGAGAACGGTTCTTCGGAGCTTCTTTTCTCGAACGCCTCCGCGGTTTGCCGCACGACCGCCCGTCCCGGTCTGACGTTAACGGAAGCGGCGCAGGAGCTGGAGGAAGCGAACCGCGCGAATAAAAGGAAATATAGTCAAGTAACGCTGTTAACCGGCGAGGAAGGTGAAACAAACGTCCTCCAAATAAATTGTAAACTGTTCGCGTTCGACAAG GCTAGCGGCGGCTGGCAAGAGAGGGGAAGGGGTACGCTGCGGCTAAACGACCGCGACGAAGAGTCCCGGTTGGTCGGACGCACCGCTGGTACGCAGAGATTAATTTTAAACACAAAAGTGTGGCCAGGTATGACCGCGGAAAGGGCCGCGCCGAAATCCCTGAGATTAACAGCGATGGACGTACACGGGGACATCAGAATCTTCATCGTTCAAGCGGCGCCTAAGGAGATCGAACTTCTTCACTTCTTGCTGCAGGCACGACTGAAGCGTGCACAGGAACGGCAGCCTAAAAAATTAGCCGCCGATCACTGA
- the LOC114878002 gene encoding ran-binding protein 3-like isoform X2: protein MVDYYKILEVQRTASSGDIKKAYRKLALRWHPDKNPENLEEANKRFKEISEAYEVLIDEKKRRVYDQYGKDGLQMSGGKRRHEDDFDAHFAGTFVFRDPAEVFREFFGGSSFEDLFSDLTGTGVHRGSNRHSHPSSNSISTSFFGPLGFGGFSQFNNLFEGVSGNFTSFNTFTTFDGNTGGGAMKRTSTSTRFINGKKITTKKVFENGKETIMSYENDVLKSKTVNGVPQSITFDESSTSRQPLSDSASDIAMAGQNSRTVHGDHQKASRIKTHHHPPLAKKHDKKNKEETNRPSYVLKVDPPQDSPGDSPGDSPENSNSEMENAATENNVQESSSSSNKPANKIQGSVLAASKFGNPFGSSDFANSSPNKTKSSILRPSQLGAVSNNQTANKVVLQPAKFQNPFAKVTENFLEEKDETVNQKKETKEAKEAKSEEKEKEKEKEKEKPTEETKPTFLPLGASTKDSENNTVNSSTVSSCDSEPSFVFGQNLKERVVVADDAESSEKSESEEPKEETANENGSSELLFSNASAVCRTTARPGLTLTEAAQELEEANRANKRKYSQVTLLTGEEGETNVLQINCKLFAFDKASGGWQERGRGTLRLNDRDEESRLVGRTAGTQRLILNTKVWPGMTAERAAPKSLRLTAMDVHGDIRIFIVQAAPKEIELLHFLLQARLKRAQERQPKKLAADH from the exons ATGGTCGACTATTACAAAATACTGGAGGTTCAGCGAACCGCCTCGAGCGGGGACATAAAAAAGGC ATACAGAAAATTGGCACTAAGATGGCACCCAGACAAGAATCCTGAGAATCTGGAAGAAGCAAACAAGAGATTCAAAGAGATCTCTGAGGCGTATGAAGTTCTAATAGATG aaaagaaaaggagagtATACGATCAGTATGGAAAGGATGGGCTTCAGATGTCTGGAGGCAAACGACGACACGAGGACGACTTTGATGCACACTTTGCTGGCACCTTTGTCTTCAGAGATCCTGCAGAAGTGTTTAGGGAATTCTTTGGTGGTAGCTCCTTCGAGGACTTGTTCTCTG ACCTCACTGGAACCGGTGTTCATCGAGGATCCAACAGGCATAGTCATCCAAGCAGTAACAGCATAAGCACGTCCTTCTTCGGCCCGTTAGGTTTTGGTGGTTTCTCACAGTTCAACAACTTGTTCGAAGGTGTGTCAGGAAACTTCACCTCCTTCAACACGTTCACAACGTTCGACGGTAACACCGGCGGTGGGGCTATGAAGCGAACAAGTACCTCGACACGATTTATCAACGGCAAAAAGATAACCACCAAAAA AGTTTTCGAGAACGGCAAGGAAACGATAATGTCGTACGAGAACGACGTGCTGAAGTCGAAGACGGTGAACGGCGTGCCACAATCAATAAC GTTTGACGAGTCATCGACGAGTCGTCAACCGCTGAGTGACAGTGCCAGCGATATCGCGATGGCTGGCCAGAACTCGAGAACAGTCCACGGTGACCATCAGAAGGCTAGCAGAATAAAGACGCACCATCATCCACCTCTCGCTAAGAAGCACGATAAGA AAAACAAAGAGGAAACAAATAGGCCATCGTATGTTTTAAAGGTAGATCCACCGCAGGATTCGCCGGGGGATTCACCAGGGGATTCACCAGAAAATTCGAACAGTG AAATGGAAAATGCAGCTACAGAGAATAATGTTCAAGAATCATCGTCAAGTTCCAACAAACCAGCCAATAAAATACAAG GCTCTGTATTAGCGGCATCAAAGTTTGGGAATCCATTTGGGAGCAGTGACTTTGCCAATTCCTCGCCTAATAAAACAAAGTCATCCATATTGAGGCCATCTCAGCTGGGTGCAGTGTCGAACAATCAGACGGCGAACAAAGTAGTCTTACAGCCGGCAAAGTTTCAGAATCCGTTCGCTAAAGTGACAGAGAATTTTTTAGAAGAGAAGGACGAGACTGTAAATCAAAAGAAGGAGACCAAGGAAGCGAAGGAGGCTAAGagcgaagagaaagagaaggaaaaggagaaggagaaggagaaacCAACGGAGGAGACGAAACCTACGTTTTTACCATTAGGAGCGAGCACAAAGGATAGCGAAAATAATACTGTAAATAGTAGCACTGTGTCATCCTGCGACTCGGAGCCGAGCTTCGTGTTCGGCCAGAACCTGAAGGAACGCGTCGTGGTCGCGGACGACGCGGAGAGTTCCGAGAAGTCGGAGAGCGAAGAACCAAAGGAGGAGACCGCGAACGAGAACGGTTCTTCGGAGCTTCTTTTCTCGAACGCCTCCGCGGTTTGCCGCACGACCGCCCGTCCCGGTCTGACGTTAACGGAAGCGGCGCAGGAGCTGGAGGAAGCGAACCGCGCGAATAAAAGGAAATATAGTCAAGTAACGCTGTTAACCGGCGAGGAAGGTGAAACAAACGTCCTCCAAATAAATTGTAAACTGTTCGCGTTCGACAAG GCTAGCGGCGGCTGGCAAGAGAGGGGAAGGGGTACGCTGCGGCTAAACGACCGCGACGAAGAGTCCCGGTTGGTCGGACGCACCGCTGGTACGCAGAGATTAATTTTAAACACAAAAGTGTGGCCAGGTATGACCGCGGAAAGGGCCGCGCCGAAATCCCTGAGATTAACAGCGATGGACGTACACGGGGACATCAGAATCTTCATCGTTCAAGCGGCGCCTAAGGAGATCGAACTTCTTCACTTCTTGCTGCAGGCACGACTGAAGCGTGCACAGGAACGGCAGCCTAAAAAATTAGCCGCCGATCACTGA
- the LOC114878006 gene encoding acyl-CoA-binding protein-like, producing the protein MSLVEQFEKAAEEVKELSSQPSDADLLELYSLFKQATVGDCNTARPGMLDFKGKAKWDAWDRIKGMNQDSAKEKYVQKVKQLVSSIGKK; encoded by the exons ATGTCTCTTGTAGAA CAATTTGAGAAAGCTGCGGAAGAAGTGAAAGAACTGAGTTCTCAACCTTCGGACGCTGATCTACTCGAGCTTTATTCATTGTTTAAACAAGCAACTGTTGGCGACTGTAACAcag CAAGGCCAGGCATGCTAGATTTCAAAGGCAAAGCGAAATGGGATGCTTGGGATCGTATAAAGGGCATGAATCAAGATTCTGCTAAGGAGAAATACGTTCAAAAGGTGAAACAGTTGGTATCTTCCATTGGAAAGAAGTAA